The following proteins come from a genomic window of Manduca sexta isolate Smith_Timp_Sample1 chromosome 2, JHU_Msex_v1.0, whole genome shotgun sequence:
- the LOC115450867 gene encoding uncharacterized protein LOC115450867, with the protein MKRGGRNARSRGRGRGQPPRHIQPLMKVKPFENNEIENINMELELLKQKREMIEQHQHILKNQIMYSQRQFQNDKFRYYEQSSYDSPGPSRLNRNFARFYDDPADEQDYIPLNSARKRPANDSWPRGSGAKRFGSRGGGVVQSFGSRLGPRPAQSQTSATQAGPSRQPANARKRARPDSPPPVILPQKDPKNRPANKDREKYTLRPDREPSTALNGLLELGVGFLLKQMKQKFANSHQYGRTVTRLYYTRRLKKALRSRIRKIIMNKYVDNYVEIVDQYRKRFPMRTDKELVDAASKGEIREPPTGAEPDPSTEAPRAGMPCPNFFKKRMQRYVGAKLRKMFNEIREMYNPPIEESCELGGVDTEKPVNVPTKEQGKKKKWKIDLAALIHDRTRSAIQYYIPILTTILNMDPEYISTKASLLATTLKMDPTVSGEVVTGDLEEPETMQICDDPEPTQFFAKVRGLPNLPDREVMRPFLDSFKPQAVKTHKKMKNLLIVTFWDKDSFYKFLSRDGAKVGKCTLDIKISGKVNPVQSQKNEENENVDTGTDNQPSESNEKDAVAIELSNQIVDLLSSIRREDEQATINERIRSDPKEEENEKCTKEENGKEPQTENIVESSKNINECGEQNEVNNPNDEQNEPTAENIDEATDNLQTANSDSAIEDNVNVGTNDVTKDSSANEETKE; encoded by the exons ATGAAACGTGGCGGAAGGAATGCAAGATCGCGAGGCCGTGGCAGAGGGCAGCCGCCGAGACACATACAACCGCTGATGAAAGTAAAACCTTTTGAAAATAATGAGATCGAA AACATAAACATGGAGCTTGAGCTACTGAAACAGAAAAGGGAGATGATTGAACAACATCAACACATACTCAAGAACCAGATAATGTATAGTCAG AGGCAGTTTCAGAACGATAAATTTCGTTATTACGAGCAAAGTTCGTACGACTCACCGGGGCCAAGTCGGTTGAATCGGAATTTCGCGCGTTTCTACGACGATCCCGCCGACGAGCAGGATTATATCCCGCTTAACTCGGCCAGGAAGCGGCCGGCCAACGACAGCTGGCCGCGGGGCTCGGGCGCCAAACGGTTCGGCTCTCGCGGGGGCGGCGTGGTACAGTCGTTTGGGTCCCGATTGGGCCCCAGGCCGGCGCAATCACAAACGAGTGCCACGCAGGCAGGCCCCAGCCGGCAACCAGCGAATGCCCGTAAACGCGCGAGACCCGATTCCCCCCCGCCCGTCATCTTGCCGCAGAAAGATCCCAAAAATAGACCCGCGAATAAAGACCGCGAGAAGTACACGTTACGACCGGACCGAGAACCCTCCACTGCACTCAACGGCCTGCTTGAGCTCGGTGTTGGGTTCCTCTTAAAGCAGATGAAACAGAAGTTCGCCAACTCGCACCAATACGGACGCACTGTGACGCGGCTTTATTACACGCGTAGATTGAAAAAGGCCTTGCGCAGTCGCATAAGAAAGATCATCATGAACAAGTACGTCGACAATTATGTCGAGATAGTGGATCAGTACCGCAAGAGGTTCCCAATGAGAACCGACAAGGAGCTTGTGGATGCGGCGTCGAAAGGCGAGATCCGCGAGCCTCCAACCGGCGCTGAACCCGATCCCAGTACGGAGGCACCGCGCGCAG GCATGCCATGTCCGAACTTCTTCAAGAAGAGAATGCAGAGATATGTCGGCGCCAAATTAAGGAAAATGTTTAACGAA aTTCGTGAGATGTACAATCCACCGATTGAAGAATCTTGTGAATTGGGAGGCGTGGATACAGAAAAGCCAGTTAATGTACCAACTAAGGAACAAGGGAAAAAGAAGAAGTGGAAAATAGACCTTGCCGCTCTTATACATGATAGAACGCGTTCTGCCATACAATATTACATACCG atCCTCACTACAATACTTAACATGGACCCAGAGTACATCTCCACCAAAGCATCTCTGCTAGCCACGACGTTAAAGATGGATCCAACCGTCAGCGGTGAAGTGGTGACAGGTGATTTGGAAGAGCCAGAAACTATGCAAATCTGTGATGACCCAGAACCAACACAATTCTTTGCgaag GTACGCGGCCTCCCCAATTTGCCAGACCGAGAGGTAATGCGGCCATTTTTGGATTCATTCAAACCGCAAGCAGTTAAAACGCATAAGAAAATGAAGAATTTACTTATTGTTACATTTTGGGATAAGGATagcttttataagtttttatcgCGAGATGGCGCGAAAGTTG GTAAATGTactttagatattaaaataagtggAAAAGTCAACCCAGTTCAAAGTCAGAAAAATGAAGAAAACGAAAATGTTGATACAGGCACAGATAATCAACCATCAGAGTCCAATGAAAAGGATGCTGTAGCCATTGAACTGTCCAATCAGATAGTCGATCTACTTTCATCCATTAGAAGGGAAGACGAACAAGCAACAATTAATGAAAGAATTAGATCTGACCCAAAAGAGGAAGAAAACGAAAAATGTACAAAAGAAGAAAATGGAAAGGAACCGCAAACTGAGAACATTGTTGaatcttcaaaaaatattaatgagtgTGGTGAACAAAATGAAGTTAATAATCCTAATGATGAGCAGAATGAACCTACTGCTGAAAATATTGATGAAGCAACAGATAATTTACAAACTGCAAACAGTGATAGTGCAATTGAAGACAATGTGAATGTAGGGACTAATGATGTTACAAAAGATTCGTCTGCGAATGAAGAAACAAAAGAATGA
- the LOC115450868 gene encoding uncharacterized protein LOC115450868, which translates to MRRGGRIRGRGRNQPARLGQVEPLISERMQNIDMELELLKQKREMIEQQQLMLENQRMYDQQRKYAFDKPRYEEMYDAPGPSGADKNVCFYDDTIRGLDYIPLSSARKRPASSPSSVHDSWPHGASAKHVSRKGNVIQSFGSRLGPQPPKKRGKGANKPVPVVPPKKNIVDEQFMLRPDREPSVKVKGRLELALGSILKEIKENYANDPQFESNLRDSKFLVALKTAIRGRLRSLMMNKFVAHGQIIFTMYRDKYPINQDTLFLKKVMKDEIRHNEINHPSPQELKPPLNEDFIAAPMNPANYIKNEVGKVLNAELREIFRKLEIIHNPKIKEKEKARRLAKESVDPSMFEENENDTEEIRQWKWDTHQKIRQKLPKALIRNVPLILKLLRLDLVYINTWTRLMANAKDVDEGGVHKLEVGIQEESAFAPRYCAKVRGHPKLPPKIRQFLEPFKPIWVKRNKMVRNLVYVSFRDRTGLEQLLKKNGTDFGHCFLRISARLLKKDSNEKTKTRPKVTKKKRRSIAFSERKKQEAKSADDSLNISSDVDNQIDDLLSSIRNAEDRETDLNTAILVTEEIKTDFNESQNDKHDPKGTNEDTSAHKNEESNIAIDKIDGNVKCDPNEGTNDQIGDIKEESDIQVKTDTEDSKIEGDVKEAATGNSEIKDSVDAVEDAQSSDVKPN; encoded by the exons ATGAGACGAGGCGGAAGAATACGTGGTCGGGGCCGTAACCAGCCTGCGAGACTGGGACAAGTAGAGCCGCTTATATCTGAACGTATGCAG AACATAGATATGGAGCTTGAACTACTGAAGCAGAAAAGAGAGATGATCGAACAACAACAACTGATGCTGGAAAACCAGAGAATGTACGACCAACAG AGAAAGTACGCGTTCGACAAGCCTCGTTATGAAGAAATGTACGACGCACCAGGGCCCAGTGGGGCTGACAAGAATGTGTGTTTCTACGATGACACTATTCGAGGGCTAGACTACATCCCACTGAGCTCAGCTAGGAAGCGTCCAGCATCCAGTCCGTCTAGCGTCCATGACAGCTGGCCACACGGCGCGAGCGCTAAACACGTTTCACGCAAGGGTAACGTAATCCAAAGCTTTGGATCCCGACTTGGCCCTCAGCCGCCTAAAAAGCGAGGCAAAGGCGCTAACAAACCCGTCCCCGTGGTGCCTCCTAAGAAAAACATCGTGGATGAACAGTTCATGCTGCGGCCAGACAGGGAGCCCAGTGTCAAGGTTAAGGGTCGGCTTGAGTTAGCCCTTGGGTCCATATTAAAGGAGATAAAAGAGAACTACGCTAATGACCCACAGTTCGAGTCTAATTTGCGCGACAGTAAATTTTTGGTCGCATTAAAGACGGCTATAAGGGGACGTCTGAGGTCTCTGATGATGAATAAATTTGTAGCACATGGACAGATAATATTTACGATGTATCGGGATAAATACCCCATTAATCAGGACACGTTATTCCTGAAGAAAGTGATGAAGGACGAAATCCGACACAATGAAATCAACCATCCAAGCCCCCAAGAACTGAAGCCCCCACTGAACGAAGATTTTATTGCAG CTCCAATGAATCCGGCAAATTACATCAAGAATGAAGTGGGAAAGGTGCTGAATGCGGAATTACGCGAAATATTCCGCAAG CTTGAGATAATACACaatccaaaaataaaagaaaaagaaaaggcGCGAAGACTCGCGAAGGAATCAGTGGATCCGAGCATGTTTGAAGAAAATGAAAACGACACCGAAGAGATAAGACAATGGAAGTGGGACACTCATCAGAAAATACGACAAAAGTTACCGAAAGCGTTGATTAGAAATGTGCCC CTGATACTAAAGCTGCTCAGGTTAGATTTGGTGTACATAAACACTTGGACGCGCCTCATGGCCAACGCCAAGGATGTGGACGAGGGCGGCGTGCACAAGTTGGAAGTGGGCATCCAAGAGGAATCTGCTTTTGCACCAAGATATTGCGCCAAG GTGCGTGGACATCCAAAACTGCCGCCCAAGATCCGCCAGTTTCTGGAGCCATTCAAGCCAATATGGGTGAAGAGAAACAAGATGGTCAGGAATTTAGTTTACGTATCGTTTAGAGACCGCACTGGACTAGAACAACTGTTAAAGAAGAATGGAACTGATTTTG GTCATTGCTTTTTGAGAATATCCGCTCGACTATTAAAAAAAGATTCGAATGAAAAGACCAAAACTAGGCCGAAAGTGACTAAAAAGAAGCGTCGCAGTATCGCATTCAGCGAACGAAAAAAACAAGAGGCGAAATCAGCTGACGATAGCCTTAACATCTCATCTGATGTGGATAATCAAATAGACGATTTACTCTCGTCAATACGAAACGCTGAAGACCGAGAAACGGATTTAAACACAGCCATATTGGTTactgaagaaataaaaactgattttaacGAATCACAGAATGATAAACATGATCCCAAAGGAACTAATGAGGATACCAGTGCACACAAAAATGAAGAAAGTAACATTGCAATTGATAAAATAGATGGAAATGTAAAATGTGATCCTAATGAAGGAACCAATGATCAAATAGGTGACATAAAAGAGGAAAGTGATATTCAAGTAAAGACTGATACAGAAGATTCCAAGATAGAGGGTGATGTTAAAGAGGCAGCTACAGGCAATTCAGAAATTAAGGATTCAGTAGATGCGGTAGAGGATGCACAGTCATCTGATGTAAAACCAAATTAA